The following proteins come from a genomic window of Lycium ferocissimum isolate CSIRO_LF1 chromosome 4, AGI_CSIRO_Lferr_CH_V1, whole genome shotgun sequence:
- the LOC132054412 gene encoding probable pectinesterase/pectinesterase inhibitor 17: MAINLGFFMLFLSFSIFILPALSFKPSSNEINSWCNRTPYPEQCKYFMSHGPHHFAHKNKSDFKKMAMQIAMDRALKAKKYTKGLGTKCRNEREKVAWNDCLKLYESTILQLNQTLDPNIKCTDFDAQTWLSTALTNLETCRAGFIELGASDHILPLLSNNYNAPELIRNTLALNNNGSTPKQTYKDGVPIWVSRGDRKLLQSSSDIRPNLVVAQDGSGNFRTIKAALDAAAKRRGNGRFVIHVKRGVYRENLEIGNQMKNIMLVGDGLRYTIITGSQSVGGGFTTFSSATVVVTGEGFIARGITFRNTAGPQNHQAVALRSGSDLSVFYRCGFEGYQDTLYVHSQRQFYKECYIYGTVDFIFGNAAVVLQNCMIYARRPMNKQKITITAQGRMDPNQNTGISIHNSRVMAASDLKPVLGSFKTYLGRPWKQYSRTVFIQNYMDSLVDPAGWLEWDGNFALNTLYYGEYKNTGPGSSTNRRVKWRGYRVITRSSEASKFNVENFIAGQSWLPSTSIPFMAGL; this comes from the exons atggcAATAAATCTTGGTTTCTTCAtgctatttctttctttctctataTTCATTTTACCTGCCTTATCGTTCAAACCCTCTTCGAATGAAATCAATTCTTGGTGTAACAGAACTCCCTACCCGGAGCAATGCAAGTATTTTATGAGTCATGGTCCTCACCATTTTGCACACAAAAACAAGTCCGATTTCAAAAAGATGGCCATGCAAATAGCCATGGACAGAGCCCTTAAAGCCAAAAAATACACCAAAGGACTTGGTACAAAGTGTAGGAACGAACGAGAGAAGGTCGCTTGGAATGATTGCCTGAAGCTCTATGAGAGCACGATTCTCCAGCTCAAccaaaccctcgaccccaacaTCAAATGTACTGATTTTGATGCACAAACTTGGCTCAGTACGGCCTTGACAAATCTTGAAACTTGTCGAGCTGGATTTATTGAGCTAGGTGCATCGGACCACATATTACCTCTCTTGTCAAATAATTACAACGCGCCAGAATTAATTCGTAACACTTTGGCACTCAATAATAATGGCTCCACACCAAAGCAAACTTACAAAGATGGTGTTCCAATTTGGGTTTCTCGTGGTGATCGAAAATTGTTGCAATCATCTTCGGATATAAGGCCAAATCTTGTGGTAGCTCAAGATGGTTCAGGAAATTTTAGGACAATTAAGGCTGCACTTGATGCTGCTGCTAAAAGGAGAGGAAATGGAAGGTTTGTAATTCATGTGAAACGTGGAGTTTATAGAGAAAATTTGGAGATTGGAAACCAAATGAAGAATATTATGCTAGTTGGTGATGGGTTAAGGTACACAATTATTACCGGTAGCCAAAGTGTAGGAGGAGGTTTCACCACATTCAGCTCTGCTACTGTTG TTGTAACTGGGGAAGGATTTATTGCTCGAGGCATTACATTCCGTAACACTGCAGGTCCACAAAATCACCAAGCAGTAGCACTACGCTCTGGATCCGACCTTTCAGTTTTCTACCGCTGTGGATTTGAAGGGTATCAAGACACTCTTTACGTCCATTCACAACGACAATTCTACAAAGAATGTTACATCTACGGCACAGTAGACTTTATTTTTGGTAACGCCGCGGTGGTTCTCCAGAATTGCATGATATATGCTAGGAGACCTATGAATAAGCAAAAAATTACTATAACAGCACAAGGTCGAATGGATCCCAACCAAAATACCGGAATTTCAATCCACAATTCGCGAGTAATGGCTGCATCAGACCTTAAGCCAGTGTTAGGTTCATTCAAGACATATTTGGGAAGACCATGGAAACAATATTCACGAACTGTATTTATTCAAAATTATATGGACTCGTTGGTGGATCCGGCTGGTTGGCTAGAGTGGGATGGCAATTTTGCTCTAAATACTTTGTACTATGGGGAATATAAAAATACTGGCCCAGGATCATCTACTAATAGAAGAGTAAAGTGGCGTGGTTATCGTGTGATTACAAGATCAAGTGAAGCATCAAAATTTAATGTGGAGAATTTTATAGCTGGTCAATCATGGTTGCCATCCACCAGTATTCCATTCATGGCTGGCCTCTAA